Proteins from a single region of Desulfobacter postgatei 2ac9:
- the cas2 gene encoding CRISPR-associated endonuclease Cas2, with product MFFLVCFDIVDNQVRYRVVKILKGYGTRVQKSVFECANMTEHKFMKMQSDLEEIIDHGEDTIRYYPLCRHCVGQVEFSGTGNPPNTRAYSVL from the coding sequence ATATTTTTCCTGGTCTGCTTTGACATCGTTGACAACCAGGTCCGGTACAGGGTAGTAAAGATCCTGAAAGGATACGGGACCCGGGTTCAAAAATCCGTGTTTGAATGCGCCAACATGACGGAACACAAATTCATGAAAATGCAGTCTGATCTGGAGGAGATCATTGACCATGGTGAGGATACCATCCGCTATTATCCGCTTTGCAGGCATTGCGTAGGTCAGGTGGAATTCTCCGGCACCGGGAATCCGCCCAATACACGGGCCTATTCGGTGTTATGA
- a CDS encoding putative CRISPR-associated protein — MDRRKYILSPCGTSLLTNFTKDGAQRNLIYKYANAKNKSDVPEADRAVLAERIEQLALEIETAGYEQAQDMSAELNSIITFYGGVLPKANDFHLLVCSDTWLGEVTARFVSKWILRACPDMAVVIHRQEGLQTGEMTSFQWALSDLVKKFYEELPKYKAAGYEIIFNLTGGFKAVQGFLQSIANFFADETVYIFEKSDMLMRIPRLPVRLDAAEIVEKNLGCFRNLAMGVPYKGDVTIPETMILSLDDVVELSAWGEVLWNEAKEQLYKAQLWPSPNPEKIRYGPGFQKSTASIGPDRMRHVNNTIDQLNRFVHDNKANLNSLDFKALKGGKMPPSTHEVDAWADSDARRIFLHKDENGCYILDKLARGLH, encoded by the coding sequence ATGGATAGACGAAAATACATTTTATCCCCCTGCGGCACAAGTCTTTTGACCAATTTTACAAAGGATGGCGCACAGCGAAATCTGATTTATAAATATGCAAATGCAAAAAACAAATCAGATGTTCCGGAAGCTGACAGGGCCGTTCTTGCCGAACGGATTGAACAGCTTGCCCTGGAGATTGAAACTGCAGGATATGAACAGGCCCAGGATATGTCTGCCGAACTGAACAGCATCATTACGTTTTACGGCGGGGTTCTGCCAAAAGCCAATGACTTTCACCTGCTGGTCTGTTCAGATACCTGGCTTGGTGAGGTGACAGCCCGGTTTGTATCAAAATGGATTTTGCGGGCCTGCCCTGATATGGCCGTGGTCATTCACAGACAGGAAGGCCTGCAGACCGGGGAAATGACATCCTTTCAATGGGCATTGTCTGATCTTGTGAAAAAATTTTATGAAGAGCTGCCCAAATATAAGGCTGCCGGTTATGAGATTATCTTTAATCTGACAGGCGGGTTTAAGGCGGTACAGGGTTTTCTGCAAAGCATTGCCAACTTCTTTGCTGATGAAACAGTGTATATTTTTGAAAAATCTGACATGCTCATGCGTATTCCCCGGCTGCCGGTGAGACTGGATGCTGCTGAAATTGTGGAAAAGAATCTGGGCTGCTTCCGCAACCTTGCCATGGGGGTGCCATATAAAGGGGACGTCACGATTCCGGAAACCATGATTCTCAGCCTGGACGACGTTGTTGAACTTTCAGCCTGGGGCGAGGTGTTGTGGAATGAGGCAAAGGAACAATTATATAAGGCGCAATTGTGGCCCTCACCGAATCCGGAAAAAATCAGATATGGACCGGGGTTTCAAAAAAGCACCGCATCCATTGGGCCTGACCGGATGCGGCATGTGAATAATACCATAGATCAACTCAACCGGTTTGTTCACGACAACAAAGCCAATTTGAATTCCCTTGATTTCAAAGCGTTGAAAGGGGGTAAAATGCCCCCGTCAACCCATGAAGTAGACGCATGGGCAGATAGTGATGCAAGACGAATCTTTCTGCACAAAGATGAGAACGGCTGCTATATCCTGGACAAGCTGGCCAGGGGGCTTCATTAA